In a genomic window of Thermoproteus tenax Kra 1:
- a CDS encoding ATPase domain-containing protein: MATETAYYGGPKIQENLFYETTPTGVEGLDQILGGGFIRGRTYLISGETGTGKTLISLTFLLQGALKFGEPGIYVSVDETYEQLVMGAKRFGWDLEELRAKGLIEVLVPEMDLIERIREKDPTAIAKSLIASLRDYVVALNAQRLVIDPIAPLVTMEKDVQVLREYIRVLVMGIEREIGTTNIVTTEIPSGSTAISRYGVEEFLATGVLVTGIVRTRDGGFKRVIFIRKMRWSPVQPGVYEFEIVPKEGVVVKSQVKEPVMPVTFLPFVP; encoded by the coding sequence GTGGCTACAGAGACCGCCTACTATGGAGGCCCTAAGATTCAGGAGAATCTATTCTACGAGACCACGCCTACAGGCGTAGAGGGTCTCGACCAAATTTTGGGCGGAGGCTTCATTAGGGGCCGCACTTACCTCATATCGGGCGAGACGGGCACAGGCAAAACGTTGATATCTCTGACGTTTCTTCTTCAGGGTGCTCTGAAGTTCGGAGAGCCAGGCATCTACGTGAGCGTAGATGAGACCTACGAGCAGTTGGTCATGGGGGCCAAGCGTTTTGGGTGGGATTTAGAGGAGCTGAGAGCGAAGGGTCTCATCGAGGTGTTGGTGCCCGAGATGGATCTGATAGAGAGGATCAGAGAGAAGGATCCCACCGCCATAGCCAAGTCCCTTATAGCTTCCTTGAGAGACTACGTCGTGGCGTTAAACGCCCAGAGGCTCGTCATAGACCCCATAGCCCCCCTAGTCACTATGGAGAAGGACGTCCAAGTGCTGCGCGAGTACATCCGCGTGCTAGTCATGGGGATAGAGAGAGAAATAGGCACTACTAACATCGTCACGACCGAGATTCCAAGCGGGTCCACTGCCATTAGCCGTTATGGCGTTGAGGAGTTCTTAGCGACCGGCGTCTTAGTCACAGGTATAGTGAGGACGCGCGATGGGGGATTCAAACGGGTCATCTTCATCAGAAAGATGAGGTGGTCGCCTGTTCAGCCAGGCGTATATGAATTTGAGATTGTGCCGAAGGAGGGCGTCGTAGTGAAGTCTCAAGTCAAGGAGCCAGTCATGCCTGTGACCTTCTTGCCCTTCGTTCCGTAG
- the tmk gene encoding dTMP kinase: MIFIAIEGIDGSGKSTVISLLREMLGIYATKEPSSGPIGRLIKEWSLKGGTQDPYVDALLFAADRLDHYQREIAPALAKGYIVVTERYIESSIAYQGAAGVDIGFIELVNSRVRRPDLTIILDIDPSKALERVRFRGTALEKYEKIEFLRRVRAIYLDRAAKFGYAVLDADRGPREVAEDVARLVRATLSRARGTS, translated from the coding sequence GTGATCTTCATAGCGATCGAGGGAATAGATGGAAGCGGCAAATCCACTGTCATCTCTCTGTTGCGGGAGATGTTGGGGATCTATGCGACTAAAGAGCCAAGCTCGGGCCCCATCGGAAGGCTCATAAAGGAGTGGTCGCTCAAGGGAGGGACCCAAGATCCCTATGTAGATGCGCTCCTATTTGCAGCAGATAGACTCGATCATTATCAGAGGGAGATAGCGCCGGCTCTTGCCAAGGGCTATATAGTTGTAACAGAACGTTATATTGAATCTAGTATTGCATACCAAGGCGCAGCAGGTGTCGATATAGGCTTCATAGAGTTAGTGAACTCGAGAGTGCGGAGGCCGGATCTGACCATAATACTCGACATAGATCCCTCTAAGGCCTTGGAGAGAGTGCGCTTCAGAGGTACAGCCCTTGAGAAGTATGAAAAAATAGAGTTCCTAAGGCGGGTTAGAGCCATATACCTTGATAGAGCTGCCAAGTTCGGCTACGCCGTGTTGGACGCAGATAGAGGGCCGCGAGAAGTGGCGGAGGACGTCGCAAGGCTGGTGAGAGCTACCCTTTCGCGAGCTCGAGGAACCTCCTAA
- the hisH gene encoding imidazole glycerol phosphate synthase subunit HisH has translation MRVAILDYTVGNIGSLVSALSRVGAQVVVTRGREIADADALILPGVGTFSAASALARQASEYVGQKPMLGICLGMQLMFNSSEEGEGSGLGIFPGRVVRIVADRVPHIGWEHTRSTGACALLEDGYYYYLHSYGVESAGRPYEAAYIDLGKRYVAAVCDEERAVFGVQFHPERSGKKGLRLFRRFLELAKG, from the coding sequence ATGAGGGTCGCAATACTTGACTACACGGTTGGCAATATAGGGAGTCTGGTCTCAGCACTCTCCCGCGTTGGCGCACAAGTCGTAGTGACCAGAGGGCGCGAGATTGCTGACGCAGACGCGCTAATATTGCCGGGCGTCGGCACATTCTCGGCTGCCAGCGCGCTGGCCAGACAAGCCTCCGAGTATGTGGGCCAAAAGCCCATGTTGGGCATCTGTCTAGGGATGCAGCTCATGTTCAATTCCAGCGAGGAGGGAGAGGGATCAGGCCTGGGCATTTTCCCAGGTCGCGTGGTCAGAATAGTCGCAGACAGAGTGCCCCACATCGGTTGGGAGCACACTAGATCGACTGGCGCCTGCGCCCTCCTCGAGGATGGATATTACTATTACCTTCACAGCTATGGCGTAGAGAGCGCCGGCAGGCCCTATGAAGCTGCTTACATTGACCTAGGAAAAAGGTATGTGGCAGCTGTGTGCGACGAGGAGAGAGCGGTTTTCGGAGTCCAATTCCATCCTGAGAGGAGCGGCAAGAAGGGTCTCCGCCTGTTTAGGAGGTTCCTCGAGCTCGCGAAAGGGTAG
- the hisG gene encoding ATP phosphoribosyltransferase has product MLFAVPNKGRLMEPTIRLLELAGISLLASDERSIILPTSWPDLNIVRLRPEDIPAIVAAGKVAAGITGHDFVVESGADVVEALDLKIGRGSIVVAAVKGRWRSVDEIPDGTKVATKYVNIASRFFDERGKKVKIVKVSGSVEVMPLLGVADVIVDVMATGTTLALHGLEPLEKILDSSARLIVEREQIDNYIVQKLLTYIKGYLEAEDKRMIFLNVPAGRIADVVSVLPAMESPSVARLVRGDMYEVFSVVDEDQLPDLIMKLKAAGAKDVVVVPLNKLIR; this is encoded by the coding sequence ATATTGTTCGCCGTACCCAATAAGGGCCGTTTGATGGAGCCAACCATAAGGCTATTGGAGCTGGCCGGCATCAGTCTTCTGGCCTCCGATGAGAGATCAATAATTCTGCCGACATCGTGGCCGGATTTAAATATCGTGAGGCTAAGGCCCGAGGACATACCCGCCATCGTCGCCGCAGGCAAGGTAGCGGCAGGCATAACGGGCCACGACTTCGTGGTGGAATCGGGGGCCGATGTGGTTGAAGCCCTCGACCTCAAAATAGGCAGAGGGTCCATCGTGGTTGCAGCAGTCAAAGGTAGGTGGAGGTCGGTAGACGAGATACCCGATGGAACTAAGGTAGCCACGAAGTACGTAAACATAGCGTCCCGCTTCTTTGACGAGCGCGGAAAGAAGGTCAAGATAGTCAAGGTGTCTGGCTCCGTCGAGGTGATGCCGTTGTTGGGCGTGGCCGACGTAATCGTCGACGTGATGGCCACAGGTACCACGTTGGCACTACACGGCCTAGAGCCTTTGGAGAAAATATTGGACAGCTCGGCCAGACTTATAGTTGAGAGGGAGCAGATAGACAACTATATAGTCCAAAAACTATTAACATATATAAAGGGATATCTTGAGGCGGAGGACAAGCGGATGATATTCCTCAACGTCCCAGCGGGCAGGATCGCCGACGTAGTCTCGGTGTTGCCCGCAATGGAGTCGCCCAGCGTCGCTAGGTTAGTGAGAGGGGATATGTACGAGGTCTTCTCGGTGGTCGACGAGGATCAGCTCCCCGATTTAATTATGAAGCTTAAGGCTGCGGGAGCTAAGGACGTCGTCGTAGTGCCGCTGAATAAGTTGATAAGATGA
- a CDS encoding pyridoxal phosphate-dependent aminotransferase, whose translation MGGSPNAGRASLPFIAMPQYYEEPDVGYRVYRLHFNENLFLPEEYYRELQLPLESWEIRYYTQPNNISLAKKIETYYSLPEGTVTITAGADDGLRASIQLLNFAVEKKLVVLEPTYSMARLLSEQLGVRYEQAQFTQDLRIDVDDIVRRGRGGGVYVCSPNNPTGHQAKELEELAAKLDGVLIYDAAYAEFAGRWRPSLFEYGNVIEARTFSKAWGLAGLRVGYLVAHKRLSDALKALSYPHPISSASAKIVERALELETYVRSSVEAMREVKGIVAGRIRLEKYVGEANFITLKVEDADTIERELMRRGFAVRALGNKPLCRSCIRFTIAPLEIMEKFLAALNEALDRKV comes from the coding sequence ATGGGCGGATCCCCCAATGCCGGTAGAGCGAGTTTGCCGTTCATAGCCATGCCTCAGTACTATGAGGAGCCCGACGTGGGGTACAGAGTCTATAGGCTCCATTTCAACGAGAACTTGTTCTTGCCTGAGGAGTACTATAGAGAGCTGCAGCTACCGCTCGAGAGTTGGGAGATCAGATATTACACGCAACCCAATAACATATCTCTAGCTAAAAAGATAGAGACATACTATAGCCTACCTGAGGGCACAGTAACTATCACCGCAGGCGCTGACGACGGACTTCGCGCCTCTATACAGCTTCTGAATTTCGCCGTCGAGAAGAAGTTGGTAGTGTTGGAGCCGACATACAGCATGGCCAGATTGCTTTCGGAGCAGTTGGGCGTACGCTACGAACAAGCCCAATTCACCCAAGACCTAAGGATAGACGTGGACGACATAGTGAGGCGGGGAAGAGGCGGAGGAGTCTACGTGTGCTCGCCGAACAACCCAACGGGCCATCAAGCTAAGGAGCTGGAGGAGCTAGCCGCCAAGCTCGACGGCGTCTTGATCTACGATGCGGCGTACGCCGAGTTCGCTGGGAGGTGGCGACCATCCCTCTTTGAGTACGGAAACGTAATAGAGGCAAGGACGTTCTCTAAGGCGTGGGGACTCGCGGGCTTGAGGGTCGGCTATCTAGTCGCGCACAAAAGGCTCTCAGACGCATTAAAGGCGCTATCATATCCGCATCCGATAAGTTCGGCATCGGCGAAGATAGTCGAAAGAGCACTAGAGCTTGAGACGTACGTGAGAAGCTCTGTGGAGGCGATGAGAGAGGTCAAGGGCATTGTGGCAGGCAGAATAAGACTTGAGAAATATGTGGGTGAGGCCAATTTCATCACACTGAAGGTAGAAGACGCGGATACAATAGAGAGGGAGCTCATGAGGCGCGGCTTCGCAGTTAGGGCCTTGGGCAACAAGCCGTTGTGTCGCTCTTGCATCAGATTCACGATAGCGCCTCTGGAGATCATGGAGAAGTTCCTAGCGGCTCTGAACGAGGCATTAGACAGAAAAGTTTAA
- the hisI gene encoding phosphoribosyl-AMP cyclohydrolase, with product MEPRPLSAPDEAWRIAMSLNYRQRDGTVIAVVQDVETGEVLMVAHMDPLAVFLTLVTGLAHYWSTSRRRIWMKGETSAHYQYVVEFKSDCDGDAVLLKVVQIGPACHTGSRSCFTSKYSHSLSSPLKLTADVLKGETLGGEKDEHVI from the coding sequence ATGGAGCCCAGGCCGTTGTCGGCTCCCGATGAGGCTTGGAGAATCGCCATGTCGCTCAACTACAGACAGAGGGATGGGACCGTGATCGCCGTAGTTCAAGACGTAGAGACCGGCGAGGTATTGATGGTCGCTCATATGGACCCTTTGGCGGTGTTTCTCACGCTGGTAACTGGACTGGCCCACTATTGGTCCACGAGCAGGAGGAGGATCTGGATGAAGGGAGAGACATCGGCCCACTACCAGTACGTTGTCGAATTCAAGTCGGACTGCGACGGCGATGCGGTGCTCCTGAAAGTCGTCCAGATAGGCCCTGCGTGCCACACAGGCTCACGCTCTTGTTTTACTTCTAAGTACTCTCACTCACTTTCTTCTCCGCTTAAGCTCACCGCAGACGTCCTCAAGGGAGAGACCCTGGGAGGCGAGAAGGACGAGCACGTGATATAG
- the hisE gene encoding phosphoribosyl-ATP diphosphatase, whose protein sequence is MSCGVLAELEQVIRRRIAEGDPNSYTYSLYKSGVAHIARKVGEEAIELAVASLAEGKQRVVEEAADLLYHVLVLLASQGLSLEDVCGELKRRRK, encoded by the coding sequence ATGAGTTGCGGGGTTTTAGCAGAATTGGAACAAGTCATACGTAGGAGAATCGCTGAGGGCGACCCCAACAGCTATACATACTCTCTGTATAAGAGTGGGGTCGCCCACATAGCTAGGAAAGTGGGCGAGGAGGCTATAGAGTTGGCCGTGGCATCGCTGGCCGAGGGGAAGCAAAGGGTCGTGGAGGAGGCAGCTGACCTCCTATATCACGTGCTCGTCCTTCTCGCCTCCCAGGGTCTCTCCCTTGAGGACGTCTGCGGTGAGCTTAAGCGGAGAAGAAAGTGA
- the hisD gene encoding histidinol dehydrogenase gives MIREAISEEALSRAKEIIEDVRKGGAVAALEWSQRLDGLKPPELLIEPSERPEADSSVVEAALAAARSLERLYSRARPADVVDFYEGILRYIVWRPIERLAIYVPARYISTLVMLAVPAKIAGVSKLYALTPPKGLTPEFLTVAAKLGINAVVGVGGAHGLAYVAFHLGVDMLAGPGGLYVQAAKYVLSRYVGIDGIEGPTELVVYAEGVDPRRAVAGALAQLEHGPTSFAVVISRDYQLLREVEEIYRREKTSSMGPLSTKSVGSIEEAAREIDSIAPEHLEVWGLPELAQMVRNVGAVSVNGPSPLVDYVAGISHVLPTGGSARWRGIITPSTFMKPIGVAWTLADSPLRKHAIRLAEYEGFRLHADSLR, from the coding sequence ATGATTAGGGAGGCCATCTCGGAGGAGGCTCTGAGTAGGGCGAAAGAGATTATAGAGGACGTCAGGAAAGGCGGAGCTGTAGCGGCTCTGGAGTGGTCTCAGAGGCTGGACGGCCTCAAACCGCCCGAGCTCTTAATCGAGCCGTCTGAGCGTCCAGAAGCTGACAGCTCAGTCGTGGAGGCAGCGTTGGCCGCGGCAAGGTCGTTGGAGAGACTCTATTCGCGGGCTAGGCCGGCCGACGTCGTTGACTTCTACGAGGGCATATTAAGGTATATAGTGTGGAGACCCATAGAGAGACTGGCCATCTACGTTCCAGCTAGGTATATCTCGACCCTGGTCATGCTCGCTGTGCCGGCCAAGATCGCCGGAGTGTCCAAGCTCTATGCCTTAACTCCGCCGAAGGGGCTCACGCCGGAGTTTCTCACTGTGGCGGCCAAGTTGGGCATCAACGCGGTTGTCGGCGTAGGCGGAGCGCACGGTCTCGCCTACGTTGCCTTTCACCTCGGCGTGGACATGTTGGCCGGCCCAGGCGGTCTCTACGTGCAAGCAGCCAAGTACGTCCTCTCTCGCTACGTGGGCATAGACGGCATCGAAGGCCCCACTGAGCTTGTGGTCTACGCCGAGGGTGTAGACCCAAGGCGCGCAGTCGCTGGCGCTCTGGCCCAACTGGAGCACGGCCCTACTTCTTTCGCCGTGGTCATCTCCCGGGACTATCAACTGCTTAGAGAGGTCGAGGAGATCTACAGAAGAGAAAAGACAAGCTCGATGGGTCCTTTGAGCACCAAGTCGGTGGGCTCTATAGAGGAGGCCGCCAGAGAGATCGACTCAATAGCGCCCGAACATCTGGAGGTCTGGGGCCTTCCCGAGCTGGCTCAAATGGTGAGAAATGTTGGTGCCGTGTCTGTGAATGGGCCGAGCCCATTGGTGGACTACGTAGCTGGAATCTCACATGTGTTGCCCACGGGCGGGAGCGCCAGATGGCGCGGGATCATAACGCCATCTACTTTCATGAAGCCCATCGGCGTGGCTTGGACGTTGGCCGACAGCCCCTTGAGGAAGCACGCAATAAGGCTGGCGGAGTACGAGGGGTTCAGACTACACGCAGATTCGTTGAGATGA